The Candidatus Angelobacter sp. nucleotide sequence GTCTCCGTGGCTGAACAGTACCGGCCGCCGGTAAAGGACATTCTGTGGCACCAGACCGTTTTGCCACGGCTCGCGCGGGCATACCGGCTTGATGTGCTGCATGTGCCGAGTTACCGGAGGATGCTCTGGCCGCGGCCCTGCGCGCTGGTCGGGACGATCCATGATCTGGCGCCGTTTCATCTGCCCGGCAAGTATGACTGGAAAAGAATGTTTTACGGCCGTGTTATCGCGCGGCGGCTCGCACGAAGACAGGACGAAGTCATCGCCGTCAGCCAGAGCACAGGTCGCGACATTGTCGAATTCTTCCAACTTCCCACGGGCCGTGTGACGGTGATTTACAACGGGCTGGATCACGCGCGCTTTCGACCCGGCCCGCAGGCTGACGCCAGGGCGCTGGTTGCCGCGCGCCACGGATTGCGCGCGCCGTTTTTTCTTTATGTGGCGCGCCTCGAACACCCCGCCAAAAACCACGTGCACCTGATCGAGGCTTTCAACCGGTTCAAAAACGAAACCGGGTCCGACTGGCAACTCGTTCTGGGCGGCAGTGACTGGCACGGCGCGGAAGTGATTCACGCGTTCATCCGGCAATCGAAGTTCAAAAAGGACATTCACTGCCCTGGTTTCGTGCCCGACCCTGATCTGGCTGACTGGTATCGCGCAGCAGACGTGTTCATTTACCCTTCATTGTTCGAGGGATTTGGATTGCCGCCGATTGAAGCGATGGCGTGTGGTTGTCCGGTCATCAGTTCGACACGGGGGTCGCTCCGGGAGGTCGTCGGCGAGGCGGCGGCAACGGTGAATCCGGAGGACACAGCGTCGCTCCAACGGCAGATGGTTTGCCTCGCGACCGATGCCTCCTCGCGCGAGATCCTTCGCGACTCCGGATTAAAACGGGCGCAATGCTTCAATTGGAATAAAACCGCTGACGCCACGCTGAACGTCTATTCGCGCGCGGCGAGCGGAGGACGCAGTCGTCCGCATTCCCTTTGAGGTCCGCCTTCGGATGGGTTTTCTTTCAGCGCGCTTCTCCGGTGTCTGCCCCCGCGCATTTCCGGGTTTCACCCGGCTATGAAATCCCGGCGCGTTTTCCGATGATTACGGGCGAGTCGCTTACAACCTGGGTTGAAAGCGGCGGTTACAACTCGAATGAAAATGCGGCGTCCGGAAAAGGGATGCCGTGTACTGACAACAAGGCTGCCGCCGGATGTTTGCGCGCCTCGCCAACAAAGGACAGATCATGAACAGACATTACGCATCGGGCGTC carries:
- a CDS encoding glycosyltransferase family 1 protein; amino-acid sequence: MKIGVSTSVVQRGRSGVAQYVFSMLRALLPHADRHQFTVFALEEDLPLFAFAAGKMKIVSVAEQYRPPVKDILWHQTVLPRLARAYRLDVLHVPSYRRMLWPRPCALVGTIHDLAPFHLPGKYDWKRMFYGRVIARRLARRQDEVIAVSQSTGRDIVEFFQLPTGRVTVIYNGLDHARFRPGPQADARALVAARHGLRAPFFLYVARLEHPAKNHVHLIEAFNRFKNETGSDWQLVLGGSDWHGAEVIHAFIRQSKFKKDIHCPGFVPDPDLADWYRAADVFIYPSLFEGFGLPPIEAMACGCPVISSTRGSLREVVGEAAATVNPEDTASLQRQMVCLATDASSREILRDSGLKRAQCFNWNKTADATLNVYSRAASGGRSRPHSL